One Rhodococcus sp. P1Y DNA window includes the following coding sequences:
- a CDS encoding 3-hydroxyacyl-CoA dehydrogenase NAD-binding domain-containing protein: protein MSDITTAFTDEVVTNAFTKIISVPGLEGSIALVTLDNGYDHTKPSTFGPGGLTQFDAALDEAFAANPVAIAVTGKPFIFAVGADLNGVPNIKTKDEALQIGQLGHKVFRRLRESEIPTFAFINGAALGGGLEVGLHSHYRTVADNAAALGLPEAFLGLVPGWGGTQLLPNIIGASNAVTVVIENSLNQNRTLKPQQALDLGIADAVFGGADFIEQSLAWAAQVIKGEITPARPEIDRGQAWDDAIARAKGIVAGKTGNFAPGPVAAVELLELAKSTDITDSASLDKAFAAEDEALSSLLVRDELRAGLYAFDLVQKRAKRPAGAPDKSLARKISGVGIVGAGLMASQLALLFVRQLKVPVILTDIDQERIDKGVGYVHSEIDKLLGKKRLSPDAANRLKALVSGSIDKAAFAKTDFVIEAVFENLDVKKKVFAEVEEFVSAETILATNTSSLSITKMAADLKHPERVVGFHFFNPVAVLPLLEVVKGEKTDDATLATAFATAKTLRKSAVLSADLPGFVFNRLVTRASGEIISAIDEGTPFDVADGAVAELGMPMSPLTLLALVGPAVALHTAETLAEAYPERFKDSPGFRALVDAKKPGVWTYGPEGQIVDPEVAALWPQGDSPSTAEQVLDRTRRAFADEINIMLDEGVVAAAEDIDLCLLLGGGFGFWNGGITPYLDRTGTSEAVTGKRFLAPGVANV, encoded by the coding sequence ATGAGTGACATCACAACAGCGTTCACGGACGAAGTAGTCACCAACGCGTTCACCAAGATTATCTCTGTTCCCGGTCTCGAGGGCTCGATCGCTCTGGTGACGCTGGACAACGGTTACGACCACACCAAGCCGTCGACCTTCGGTCCCGGTGGACTCACGCAGTTCGACGCCGCCCTCGACGAAGCGTTCGCCGCGAACCCGGTTGCGATTGCAGTCACCGGCAAACCGTTCATCTTCGCGGTCGGTGCGGACCTCAATGGTGTGCCGAACATCAAGACCAAGGACGAGGCACTACAGATCGGGCAGCTCGGCCACAAGGTGTTCCGACGCCTGCGTGAGTCCGAGATTCCGACGTTCGCCTTCATCAACGGCGCTGCCCTCGGCGGCGGCCTCGAAGTCGGCCTGCACTCGCACTACCGCACCGTCGCCGACAACGCGGCTGCTCTCGGGTTGCCCGAGGCGTTTCTCGGTCTCGTTCCCGGATGGGGCGGGACTCAGTTGCTGCCCAACATCATCGGCGCATCCAACGCCGTGACGGTCGTCATCGAGAACTCGCTCAACCAGAACCGCACCCTCAAGCCGCAGCAGGCACTCGACCTCGGTATCGCCGACGCCGTCTTCGGCGGAGCAGACTTCATCGAGCAATCGCTCGCCTGGGCTGCACAGGTGATCAAGGGAGAGATCACTCCGGCTCGCCCGGAAATCGACCGCGGACAGGCGTGGGACGACGCCATCGCACGCGCCAAGGGCATCGTGGCCGGCAAGACCGGCAACTTTGCGCCTGGCCCCGTTGCTGCCGTCGAATTGCTGGAACTTGCCAAGTCGACCGACATCACCGACTCCGCGTCGCTCGACAAGGCGTTCGCAGCCGAGGACGAGGCTCTCTCGTCCTTACTCGTCCGCGACGAGCTCCGCGCCGGCCTCTACGCATTCGATCTGGTCCAGAAACGCGCGAAGCGTCCTGCAGGCGCACCGGACAAGTCGTTGGCGCGCAAGATCTCCGGCGTCGGCATCGTGGGTGCAGGCCTCATGGCCAGCCAGCTGGCATTGCTGTTCGTTCGCCAGCTCAAGGTGCCGGTGATCCTCACCGACATCGACCAGGAGCGCATCGACAAGGGCGTCGGGTACGTACACAGCGAGATCGACAAGCTGCTCGGCAAGAAGCGACTGTCGCCCGACGCCGCCAACCGCCTCAAGGCCCTCGTTTCGGGCTCGATCGACAAGGCTGCGTTCGCGAAGACCGACTTCGTCATCGAGGCAGTGTTCGAGAACCTCGACGTCAAGAAGAAGGTGTTCGCCGAGGTAGAAGAGTTCGTCTCTGCCGAGACCATTCTCGCCACCAACACCTCCTCGCTGTCGATCACCAAGATGGCAGCGGACCTGAAGCATCCCGAGCGTGTCGTCGGGTTCCACTTCTTCAATCCCGTTGCGGTGCTTCCTCTGCTGGAGGTCGTCAAGGGCGAGAAGACCGACGATGCCACTCTGGCAACGGCTTTCGCGACCGCCAAGACGCTGCGTAAGTCCGCAGTTCTGTCCGCGGACCTCCCGGGCTTCGTGTTCAACCGGCTCGTGACGCGCGCATCGGGCGAGATCATCAGCGCCATCGACGAGGGCACACCCTTCGACGTAGCCGACGGCGCCGTAGCCGAACTCGGCATGCCGATGAGTCCGCTCACGCTGCTCGCCCTCGTCGGACCGGCCGTCGCATTGCACACCGCGGAGACCCTCGCCGAGGCGTACCCCGAACGCTTCAAGGACTCCCCCGGTTTCCGAGCGCTCGTCGATGCGAAGAAGCCAGGAGTCTGGACTTACGGCCCCGAGGGTCAGATCGTGGATCCCGAGGTCGCCGCGCTGTGGCCGCAGGGTGATTCGCCATCGACCGCAGAGCAGGTCCTTGACCGAACCCGACGCGCGTTCGCCGACGAGATCAACATCATGCTCGACGAAGGCGTCGTCGCCGCGGCAGAGGACATCGACCTGTGCCTGCTCCTCGGTGGCGGCTTCGGCTTCTGGAACGGCGGCATCACCCCGTACCTCGACCGGACCGGTACCTCGGAAGCCGTGACCGGCAAGCGATTCCTCGCTCCTGGCGTCGCCAACGTCTGA
- a CDS encoding thiolase family protein, whose product MSVPASTSSQRNVVFVDGIRTPFGKAGPKGIYADTRADDLVVKAIRELLRKNPNLPPERIDEVAIAATTQTGDQGLTIGRTSALLAGLPRSVPGFAIDRMCAGAMTSVTTTGSGIGFGQYDVVIAGGVEHMGRHPMGEGVDPNPRFLADKLVDPSALVMGNTAENLHDRFPSITKDRTDAYAVASQNKYDAAKKAGYIADTLVPVATKSAAGWGLATEDEPPRPGTSLEDLAKLKTPFRPAGRVTAGNAAGLNDGATAAILAGEDTALELGLNIGMRMVGFSFAGVDPAVMGIGPVPATEKLLGRTGLSISDIGLFEINEAFAVQVLAFLEHYGIADDDPRVNQWGGAIACGHPLASSGVRLMTQLSRQFAQQPDVRYGLTTMCIGLGMGGTVIWENPNHSDYSGAAK is encoded by the coding sequence GTGTCTGTACCCGCGTCCACCAGCTCACAGCGCAATGTCGTGTTCGTCGACGGCATCCGCACTCCGTTCGGCAAGGCAGGCCCCAAGGGGATCTATGCCGACACCCGCGCCGACGATCTCGTCGTCAAAGCCATCCGGGAACTACTTCGCAAGAACCCCAACCTCCCACCCGAACGGATCGACGAGGTCGCGATCGCCGCGACTACGCAGACCGGTGATCAGGGCCTCACCATCGGCCGCACATCGGCCCTTCTGGCAGGGCTGCCGCGCAGCGTGCCCGGCTTCGCCATCGACCGCATGTGCGCAGGCGCGATGACTTCGGTCACCACCACCGGTTCCGGCATCGGCTTCGGCCAGTACGACGTGGTCATCGCAGGCGGTGTCGAACACATGGGCCGCCACCCGATGGGTGAAGGCGTCGACCCCAACCCGCGCTTTCTCGCCGACAAGCTCGTCGACCCGAGCGCGCTCGTCATGGGTAACACCGCAGAAAACCTGCACGACCGGTTCCCGTCGATCACCAAGGACCGCACCGACGCCTACGCCGTCGCCAGTCAGAACAAGTACGACGCTGCCAAGAAGGCCGGCTACATCGCCGACACTCTCGTTCCCGTCGCGACGAAGTCCGCTGCTGGCTGGGGTCTGGCCACCGAGGACGAACCTCCTCGTCCCGGAACCTCGCTCGAAGATCTCGCGAAGCTCAAAACTCCGTTCCGCCCCGCAGGACGCGTCACCGCGGGCAACGCTGCAGGCCTCAACGACGGTGCCACCGCGGCGATACTTGCCGGCGAGGACACCGCCCTTGAACTCGGCTTGAACATCGGCATGCGCATGGTCGGCTTCTCGTTCGCAGGTGTGGATCCCGCCGTCATGGGCATCGGACCCGTTCCCGCCACCGAAAAGCTCCTCGGCCGAACCGGATTGAGCATCTCCGACATCGGTCTGTTCGAAATCAACGAAGCGTTTGCCGTCCAGGTGCTCGCGTTCCTCGAGCATTACGGAATCGCCGACGACGACCCCCGCGTCAACCAGTGGGGCGGCGCCATCGCGTGTGGCCACCCACTCGCGTCCTCCGGCGTTCGCTTGATGACGCAGCTGAGCCGTCAGTTCGCACAGCAGCCCGACGTCCGCTACGGCCTGACGACCATGTGCATCGGTCTCGGCATGGGCGGCACTGTCATCTGGGAGAACCCGAACCACTCCGACTACTCGGGAGCAGCCAAATGA
- a CDS encoding HRDC domain-containing protein, whose protein sequence is MSTTSSGEPSVADEPSAAVDSTSAEDSANTGDSAPPVVPLLAPADGVPAVVETPEGVVAAAALLASGNGPLAVDAERASGFRYSQRAYLLQFRRRGAGTVLLDPIPVTDHLGPLAAVINPLEWVLHSADQDLPGLAELGLVPQTLYDTELAGRLAGFERVGLGAIVERTLGLSLQKGHGAADWSTRPLPDTWLNYAALDVEVLLELRDAMAAELESQGKTEWAAQEFAHILTLGPPKPKTDRWRRTSGIHAVTSQRVLGAVRELWHARDELAQRRDIAPSRVLPDSAIVAAASADPKSEGELRALPVFGGPRQRRSTGVWLAALGRARTLPASDLPPKSAPFDGPPPVNRWARRDPEAAERLGLVRAAMTELSEKVSVPVENLLMPDVLRRLVWDWSTTGDGDTHAAIDAELVAGRARDWQRELVVPVLADALTPRQVTGE, encoded by the coding sequence ATGTCAACGACCAGTTCCGGTGAGCCCTCGGTAGCAGATGAGCCCTCGGCGGCAGTCGACTCCACCAGTGCCGAGGACTCCGCGAATACCGGAGACTCCGCGCCCCCGGTAGTTCCGCTGTTGGCACCGGCCGACGGTGTACCCGCGGTGGTCGAGACCCCCGAAGGAGTCGTAGCTGCTGCAGCGCTTCTGGCGTCCGGCAACGGTCCGCTGGCAGTCGACGCCGAACGTGCTTCGGGGTTCCGATACTCCCAGCGCGCCTACCTTCTGCAATTCCGTCGGCGCGGAGCAGGCACCGTGTTGCTCGACCCGATTCCGGTCACCGACCACCTCGGTCCGCTTGCGGCGGTCATCAATCCACTCGAATGGGTTCTGCATTCCGCTGACCAAGATCTCCCGGGGTTGGCCGAACTCGGTCTGGTCCCGCAGACGCTGTACGACACCGAACTGGCCGGACGGCTCGCGGGGTTCGAGCGCGTCGGTCTCGGAGCGATCGTCGAGCGCACGCTCGGACTGTCGCTGCAGAAGGGCCACGGCGCGGCAGACTGGTCGACGCGGCCGCTGCCCGACACGTGGCTGAACTACGCAGCCCTCGACGTCGAAGTTCTCCTCGAACTACGCGACGCCATGGCCGCCGAACTGGAGAGCCAGGGCAAGACCGAGTGGGCGGCGCAGGAGTTCGCGCACATCCTGACCCTCGGTCCCCCGAAACCCAAGACCGACAGGTGGCGTCGAACCTCGGGGATTCACGCGGTCACCTCGCAGCGTGTTCTCGGCGCCGTGCGCGAATTGTGGCACGCACGAGACGAACTCGCGCAGCGCCGCGATATAGCGCCGAGCCGAGTGTTGCCGGACTCAGCCATTGTCGCTGCGGCATCGGCTGACCCGAAGAGCGAAGGTGAGCTCCGAGCTCTGCCCGTCTTCGGGGGTCCGCGCCAGCGTCGTTCGACCGGGGTGTGGCTCGCCGCTCTGGGGAGGGCCCGCACACTCCCCGCATCCGATCTTCCACCCAAGTCGGCGCCCTTCGACGGTCCGCCGCCGGTGAATCGGTGGGCGCGCCGTGATCCCGAGGCTGCCGAGCGCCTCGGTCTGGTGCGAGCAGCCATGACCGAGCTGAGCGAGAAGGTATCCGTTCCGGTCGAGAACCTGCTCATGCCCGATGTCCTGCGGCGGCTGGTGTGGGACTGGTCGACCACTGGCGACGGCGACACGCACGCCGCGATCGACGCCGAACTGGTCGCGGGGCGAGCTCGCGACTGGCAACGTGAACTGGTCGTGCCCGTCCTGGCCGATGCTCTGACCCCTCGCCAAGTTACCGGCGAGTAA
- a CDS encoding DUF3000 domain-containing protein: MTTPGSSAEPAPFRSAVEAMHRAVVHPAIEIGPIRPPQRLAPFSYAIGAEVQHPSGEDVDEASDGDAFGRLILLYDPDGDEAWNGTMRLVAYIQADVDESLASDPLLPEVGWSWLVDALESRSEPLTALGGTVTSTSSVRYGDIAGPPKAHQLELRASWTAGSIELASHVEAFCEVLAYAAGLPPAGITDLRGRESNRT; this comes from the coding sequence GTGACCACACCCGGATCCTCTGCCGAGCCTGCGCCGTTTCGATCGGCCGTCGAGGCTATGCACCGGGCCGTCGTGCACCCAGCCATCGAGATCGGGCCCATCAGGCCGCCGCAGCGTCTGGCCCCGTTCAGCTACGCGATCGGCGCGGAAGTCCAGCATCCGAGCGGGGAGGATGTCGACGAGGCGTCCGACGGCGACGCATTCGGACGCCTGATCCTTCTGTACGACCCGGACGGCGACGAAGCCTGGAACGGAACCATGCGTCTGGTTGCCTACATCCAAGCCGACGTCGACGAATCACTTGCATCGGACCCGCTCCTTCCCGAGGTCGGCTGGAGTTGGCTGGTCGACGCTCTCGAAAGCCGCTCCGAACCGCTGACTGCACTCGGCGGGACGGTGACGTCGACGAGTTCGGTCCGGTACGGCGACATCGCCGGCCCACCGAAAGCACATCAGCTGGAACTACGCGCGTCGTGGACGGCAGGGTCGATCGAGTTGGCGTCGCACGTCGAGGCGTTCTGTGAGGTACTCGCCTACGCTGCCGGGTTGCCTCCCGCCGGGATCACCGACCTTCGCGGACGAGAGAGCAACCGGACGTAG
- the hemE gene encoding uroporphyrinogen decarboxylase — translation MNTDSRSPRRHLPDAPLLAAVAGRAPSHRPVWFMRQAGRSLPEYRKIRAGIGMLESCFDAELVTEITLQPVRRHGVDAAILFSDIVVPLKAAGIDLDIVAGTGPVVANPVRSAADVAGLPRLDPEQVAPVADAVGMLTEQLGDTALIGFAGAPFTLASYLVEGGPSKNHEKTKALMRSDPKTWHALLDTLADTTITFLQAQLAAGIDALQLFDSWAGALSLADYREFVLPHSKKVLDAVSSAGVPKIHFGVGTGELLGAMGEAGADVVGVDWRIPLDVAAARVGPGKALQGNLDPAVLFAGWDAVDSEVRRIVAEADRAVGAGAVGHVFNLGHGVLPDTDPDVLSRVVELVHSL, via the coding sequence ATGAACACCGATTCGCGTTCCCCCCGTCGCCATCTTCCCGACGCGCCGCTGCTAGCCGCTGTTGCCGGCCGGGCGCCCTCGCATCGTCCGGTGTGGTTCATGCGGCAGGCCGGACGGTCGTTGCCCGAATACCGCAAGATTCGGGCCGGCATCGGGATGCTCGAATCGTGCTTCGACGCCGAGCTCGTCACCGAGATCACGCTTCAACCGGTTCGACGGCACGGGGTCGATGCCGCAATCCTTTTCTCCGACATCGTCGTGCCGCTCAAGGCCGCCGGTATCGACCTCGACATCGTGGCCGGTACCGGTCCGGTCGTGGCGAACCCAGTTCGCTCGGCCGCCGATGTTGCTGGACTGCCGAGGCTCGATCCCGAACAGGTCGCACCGGTAGCCGACGCCGTCGGGATGCTCACCGAGCAACTGGGTGATACGGCACTGATCGGATTCGCCGGCGCGCCGTTCACCCTTGCGTCCTACCTGGTCGAGGGTGGACCGAGCAAGAACCACGAAAAGACGAAGGCTCTGATGCGGTCGGATCCGAAGACGTGGCACGCGCTGCTCGATACGTTGGCGGACACCACCATCACCTTCCTCCAGGCTCAACTCGCCGCAGGTATCGACGCGCTTCAGCTGTTCGACTCGTGGGCAGGTGCACTGTCGCTGGCCGATTACCGCGAATTCGTACTTCCGCACTCGAAGAAGGTGCTGGACGCCGTCTCCTCGGCCGGAGTCCCAAAGATTCATTTCGGTGTCGGAACCGGTGAATTGCTCGGCGCGATGGGCGAGGCCGGTGCCGACGTGGTGGGCGTCGACTGGCGGATCCCGCTCGATGTCGCCGCTGCGCGAGTAGGACCAGGAAAAGCCCTGCAGGGCAACCTCGATCCGGCAGTCCTGTTCGCGGGCTGGGACGCGGTGGACAGCGAGGTCCGACGCATCGTGGCCGAGGCGGACCGCGCTGTCGGCGCCGGAGCGGTCGGACACGTCTTCAATCTCGGACACGGAGTGCTTCCCGACACCGACCCGGATGTGCTGTCGCGGGTCGTGGAGTTGGTGCACTCACTGTGA
- a CDS encoding protoporphyrinogen oxidase, with amino-acid sequence MTAGAPRVAVVGGGITGLVAAYRVRTALGPDAQITIVEASDRLGGTLRTVDIAGGPLDVGAEAFIGRRPEVPELMAELGITDQLVHPAGKRPSIYSGGELHPMPAGTLMGIPATASSMRGLVEESTLRRIEDDATSAFKWTPGSDVSVAELVGGRFGEQVLRRSVDPLLGGVYSGLSDSIGVRAALPTLAAALDSGAPNLSAAVAAALPTPSAGPVFGALRGGYSALVDALIAATDSITVLGTRVSSLIGERRGWRVDPVGHFDVVILAVPAPSLSAILADTVPDAADAAADIELASSVVVAMSVPGDTELPDNSGVLVATDAGLSAKAFTFSSRKWTHLATRDTVLLRASLGRFGDDGPLDLTDEQLVESAVRDLATVTGLEIRPNSTVVQRWRGGLPQYAPGHLDRVADIEAAVRDVPGLAVAGAWSHGVGVPACVASATRAAAHVCEVAR; translated from the coding sequence GTGACCGCCGGAGCGCCCCGAGTAGCGGTCGTCGGCGGCGGAATCACCGGTCTCGTCGCGGCCTACCGGGTACGCACAGCGCTCGGTCCGGACGCACAGATCACGATCGTCGAGGCTTCGGATCGCCTCGGCGGCACTCTGCGCACAGTTGACATAGCGGGTGGCCCACTCGACGTGGGAGCCGAAGCCTTCATCGGTCGCAGACCCGAAGTGCCGGAGCTGATGGCGGAGCTCGGAATAACTGACCAGCTCGTACACCCAGCAGGCAAGCGGCCGTCGATCTACTCCGGCGGCGAACTGCACCCGATGCCGGCCGGAACGTTGATGGGCATTCCGGCCACGGCGTCGTCGATGCGCGGGCTGGTCGAAGAGTCGACACTGCGACGGATCGAGGACGACGCCACATCGGCGTTCAAATGGACGCCGGGTAGCGATGTCAGCGTTGCCGAACTCGTCGGTGGTCGATTCGGCGAGCAAGTTCTGCGGCGCTCGGTGGATCCTCTGCTCGGGGGCGTGTACTCGGGACTGTCGGATTCGATCGGAGTACGCGCGGCGCTCCCGACGCTGGCCGCAGCACTGGACTCCGGCGCGCCGAACCTGTCGGCGGCGGTCGCCGCGGCACTGCCGACCCCCAGCGCAGGCCCCGTCTTCGGTGCGTTGCGTGGTGGCTACTCCGCGCTGGTCGACGCCCTGATCGCTGCCACCGACTCGATCACCGTTCTCGGTACCCGGGTGTCGTCGTTGATCGGTGAGCGGCGCGGATGGCGTGTCGACCCCGTCGGTCACTTCGATGTCGTCATCCTCGCCGTACCGGCCCCGTCTTTGTCGGCGATTCTGGCCGACACCGTGCCCGACGCCGCGGACGCTGCAGCCGACATCGAACTCGCCTCCTCGGTCGTGGTGGCCATGTCGGTCCCTGGGGATACGGAGCTGCCCGACAACTCAGGTGTGCTCGTCGCGACGGACGCAGGCCTGTCCGCCAAGGCCTTCACCTTCTCCAGCCGAAAGTGGACGCACCTGGCAACGCGTGACACCGTTTTGTTGCGTGCCTCCCTGGGTCGATTCGGCGACGACGGCCCGCTCGACCTGACCGACGAACAACTGGTGGAATCGGCTGTACGCGATCTCGCTACCGTCACCGGGCTCGAGATTCGTCCGAACTCGACCGTCGTGCAGCGCTGGCGCGGAGGCTTGCCGCAGTACGCGCCGGGTCACCTCGACAGGGTTGCCGATATCGAGGCAGCGGTCCGCGATGTTCCAGGGTTGGCTGTAGCGGGCGCGTGGAGCCACGGCGTCGGAGTGCCCGCGTGTGTCGCGTCGGCCACCAGGGCGGCCGCTCACGTGTGCGAGGTGGCACGATAG
- the hemQ gene encoding hydrogen peroxide-dependent heme synthase, whose protein sequence is MARLDYSALNSTLRYLMFSVYKVTPGVLGDDRAEAAKEARAFFESQEEKGVAVRGVYDVAGMRADADFMVWTHAERIEDLQATYSDFRRTTALGKASTPVWSNSALHRPAEFNKSHVPAFIAGEEPGAYICVYPFVRSIDWYLLPEEERRTMLADHGKAARGYKDVRANTVPSFALGDYEWILAFEAPELDRIVDLMRDLRATEARRHVREETPFFTGPRVDVEALVTALP, encoded by the coding sequence ATGGCACGCCTCGACTACTCAGCGCTCAATTCGACCCTCCGTTACCTGATGTTCTCGGTGTACAAGGTCACCCCAGGTGTTCTCGGCGACGATCGCGCCGAGGCAGCCAAAGAAGCTCGCGCGTTCTTCGAAAGCCAGGAGGAGAAGGGCGTTGCCGTTCGCGGGGTCTACGACGTCGCGGGTATGCGCGCCGACGCCGACTTCATGGTGTGGACGCACGCCGAGCGCATCGAGGACCTGCAGGCGACCTACTCCGATTTCCGCCGAACCACCGCACTCGGCAAGGCCAGCACACCGGTGTGGAGCAATTCCGCCCTGCACCGACCCGCCGAGTTCAACAAGAGCCACGTGCCTGCGTTCATTGCAGGCGAAGAGCCCGGTGCATACATCTGCGTGTACCCCTTCGTGCGTTCGATCGACTGGTACCTGCTTCCCGAGGAAGAGCGTCGCACGATGCTCGCCGATCACGGCAAGGCTGCGCGCGGATACAAGGACGTCCGCGCCAACACCGTGCCCTCGTTCGCGCTCGGTGACTACGAGTGGATTCTGGCGTTCGAAGCCCCCGAACTCGACCGCATCGTCGATCTGATGCGCGACCTGCGTGCGACCGAGGCTCGGCGTCACGTTCGCGAGGAGACCCCGTTCTTCACCGGGCCTCGCGTCGATGTAGAAGCGCTCGTCACCGCGCTGCCATGA
- a CDS encoding HAD family hydrolase, producing MIDAVIFDFSGTLFRLDEDDSWFDGVTHSDGTPVDGHHAAELMRRMTAPVGEVVEFDDVTRHAWRNRDLDPALHRQAYLHVLRESGVDDPNQAESVYGRVIDTKSWTPYPDTAEVLKTLAAKSIPVSVLSNIPFDIRPAFADLGVAEHVAEFVLSFEVGVVKPDPEIFRHAVERLGVDPTRTLMVGDSEEADGAARAIGCTFALVEPIATQQRHTALLDALRANGVDV from the coding sequence ATGATCGACGCCGTCATCTTCGATTTTTCCGGCACGTTGTTCCGTCTCGACGAGGACGATTCGTGGTTCGACGGAGTCACCCACTCCGACGGCACGCCGGTGGACGGCCATCACGCAGCCGAGCTGATGCGGCGTATGACGGCGCCGGTCGGGGAGGTCGTGGAGTTCGACGACGTCACCCGACACGCGTGGCGCAACCGCGACCTCGACCCGGCACTGCATCGGCAGGCATACCTGCACGTGCTGCGCGAGTCGGGTGTCGATGACCCCAATCAGGCAGAATCGGTCTACGGCCGCGTCATCGACACGAAAAGTTGGACTCCGTACCCCGATACGGCCGAGGTCCTGAAGACGCTCGCGGCCAAGTCGATTCCAGTCTCGGTTCTGAGCAACATCCCGTTCGACATCAGGCCGGCGTTCGCCGATCTCGGTGTCGCCGAGCACGTCGCCGAGTTCGTGCTGTCCTTCGAGGTCGGTGTCGTCAAACCGGATCCAGAGATCTTCCGGCATGCAGTCGAGAGGCTCGGCGTCGATCCCACCCGAACTCTGATGGTCGGCGACAGCGAGGAAGCCGACGGCGCCGCCCGGGCTATCGGTTGCACCTTTGCGCTCGTCGAGCCGATTGCGACTCAGCAGCGGCATACAGCGCTTCTCGACGCGTTGCGCGCAAACGGAGTCGACGTGTGA